CTTAGCTACCGCAATAGCAAAAATCATAGAACTTGACGCCGCTAGAATAACAACAGGTAGTCTTTCCTTTGAACAATTAAACAGTAGTGCTGTTAGTGAAATAAGAAAGGGTATGGTTAGTGAAACAAAATTTAATAGTTTTGTAAATGATTCTAACGGTTTAAGGCAACAAATGAGTTCTGAGATTGAAAGGGTTGTTGAAAGTAAAAAATCGACACTTAAAGGACAAGATGGAAAAAGTAGTTATATTCATAAGAAATATACTAACGATGTACTTGCAGGCCCAATGACTGATAATAGTAATTCATTATATATAGGAATTTATACAGGTGATAAGCAGTAGCACCAACTAATATGAGTGAATATGAATGGACTAGAGTAAGAGGATATAACGGCGTTAATAGTTACATTCATAGAAAATATAGCGACAATTCAAACGGAGCTAATATGAGTGATGACTCTAATCTAAAATATATAGGTATTTACACTGGGGCTAGTGCGACACCTCCAACAACTCCAACCTCATATACTTGGAGTAAGATAAAAGGTGAAGATGGTCGCCAAGGAGTACCGGGAGTTAGAGGTGCTGATGGTAGAACTAGCTATTTACACACCGCATACGCTAATTCACCTACAGGAGATGTTGATTTTAGTACTACTAATAGCAACGGTAAAGAGTACATAGGAACTTACAGTGATTTTGAACTTGCTGATAGCAATGATTACCGCCGTTATAAGTGGGTCAAAATTAAAGGTGAAAATGGTCAAAATGGTAGAGATGGTAGAGATGGACAGGACGGTAAGTCAATTAATATAAATTGGTTGCCTAATTCTAATTTTTCTTCGGCATTTAATAAATGGGAAGATGTGTTAACTAATAGCGGTTTAAATTCTAGTTTTGAGCATGCAAAAACGCATTTTGGAAGAGGGTTGCACATTTGGGGTACTGCTAATGCTGACTATAAAGGTCTCAAAAGTTTCCAATTTAAATTAGAAGCTAAAAAGGGTGATAAGTTAACTTTATCAATGGACTTGGGTAAAGACGCTTTAACACAAAATGCACCGTTAAAAGTAGGTTTACAGTATTCGATAAAAATAGCTTAGTGCCTCCTGTTAAGGAAGAGCAAATTATAGATTTAGCGACGGAGAATTTTAAAATAAAAAAATATAAACGCATTTCTCGAACGTTCACAGCTAAAACAGATATTGATGAGTGTATAGTAATGTTACATGCGCCCACTAGACAACTTATTAATTTTTATATTGACAACATAAAATTAGAAATAAGTGAAGTTGCGACAGAATGGACACCAGCATATGAAGACTTACAAGGTCACACGCTAACAGCTAATCTATGGTTTAGTGGAAATTACATCAATAATGTAACTAAAAACGTTAGATTAACCTAGTGTTATTTTATGACGGTAAAGAGGTTAATGACTTTACTACAAATGTAAGATATACAAGCGGTGTAAATAGTAGTTGGCTTACTCAAGATAATCTTAGAACACTCAGAGATGGAACTATAGATTATGGCTTTTGGGGTGATGGTGAGAAGAATGGAGAAACCTTATCCGCAATAGCAACGGTAAATTATAAAGGTTAGAAATTGTTTCTACCGCAAGGTTAGATAACGTACCAAATGTTGAAGATGTTAAAGAAACGATTAAGAAATTCAAAACTTTTGAAAGTACCTTAGATAGTTTCAAATCTGTTATTGGAGAAATTAAAGGTAAAGAGATTAAAACTATAGTTAAAGCACCAAATTTATGTACTGAAGATTTTCTAACAATAAAACTAAATCAGGTAATGATTTATACTTTAACGTTTCGCCAAACCTTAAGGCTAACACCAAGTATACTATTATATTAGATGTTTCATTTAAAAAAAATGATGTTCATCAGCGAACTAAAGTGTACGGAGCTAAAAGCGGGGGTGGTGAACAATGGTTAAAAGATGGTCGGAATGTTTGGGTGGTCGATTATGCGACAGAACAAAACAGAGTCAACATTTATCCTTTAGGGGAATTTTCACAAGTGAATAACGTTGAAATATATGAGGGAGACTATAGAGAATTCATAGAACAAAATAATCGTTTCACATCGTTGGGATCAGCAACTAACCAAACTAGTTTTTACTCTTATAAAATAAATCATAATATAACAGGTGCAAAAGGTAAATTTTTCTTAGTGCGATTTGACTTAGCAAGTTTACCATCTGATAAATGGTTTTCAAGTGGTGACGACGGTATTCTTGCACTTTATTCATTTGGAACTAAACAGTTTACAGAAGAGTTAAAACTAAAAGATAACGAGTATATTTTTAAAGAACTTTTTAACGATAATTTTTATATTTTCCATAATACAAATTCATTAAAAATAACCAACGTGAGACTTTACGAAGTACGTTTTGGTGTAACTCTAGCTACTCAAAACTCGTTAATAGATATTAGTAGTATGATTGACCAAACTAAAGACTCCGTTACACTTAGTGCTAGAAAAGAAATTGAAAGTAAATTAACTAATTATCCAACTAATGCATACCTTTCAAACAATTATGCTAATAAACGAGACCTTGAAAGTCTAGTTACAAAATCAGAACTAAAAGTCTTATCAGACAGGATAGAAAGTTCTGTTAATACTGGTAATTTCGGTACTACACTTTCCCAAAATGCTTATTATGTAAGAGTTGCATGGAACGGAATTTCAAATTATGTTCAATTTGAAGATGGAGGATTGAACTTTTATGAAGGTTCTAACACACAAAATAATTTGCGTGCAAGGATAGATGATGGAAATTATACGTTTTGGCGTGACGGATATGAATTAGGAAACATGGGAACAGGATATTACAAACTAGATCGTAATAAAAAAGGTATACAATTTCACCTTGAGTATGATGGATGGTTCATGGGTTGGGCTTATAAGCAAAAAAGGACAGATAACCATTACACTTGGAAATGGTACTATACTTCCGGTTCGGTTGGTGATACATACGCTGATACATTAAATGCAGGTTGTAATACTAATTTTAGGTGGAATGAAATATGGTACTTTAAAACAAGGACTTCTTGGTTCAACATTATGGATGGACTAGACGGGACTATTTCAGTTGTTTCAAACATAGAAAACACTGGAGACGGTGGAATTCGCTGGTGGACTAGAAACTTAACATTTAAAAACGGAATACTAATTGGAGGATAAAAGGATGAATGAACCTATTGAATTAAAATTTACAAATGCAAAAAATGATATTACAAAATTTATTGAGATTACTGGAAATGAAAACGGCGTGCCTCCATTTGTAATGGTTGGGATTTTATCTCAAATTTTAACTGAGTGGCAACGACGCGAACTTATTCAGTTAACGGACGCAATAAGTAGACCAAAAGGAGAAGAAGAAAATGTTTAAACTAGCTTGGAAAAATGGATTTGAACTTGGTGTAGACAACCCAAAAACAAGGGTTCAAATTACAAATGAAGATATGTCGATTATTATCACTAAAAATTTAGATGGTGATTTATCAAAGCATTCTGATTATGATTTAGTTAATTTAGTGTTAGAGAAATTTTATCAAGATACATTCCCTAATCGTGCTGAGAATGAACGATTTAATAAAGTTGATGAAAAACTTAAAGTACTAGACACTAAATTGGCTGAAATGGATAAGATGAAAAAAGAACTTGAAATAACACAAGGTTCTTTAATGGATTTAATAACACAAATGAGCGGAAGTTTGGAGGCTGAACACCATGAAGATAATTCACAACCTAAAAATACAAGTGAAGGAGGTGACAGTAATGATGGCAATGCTATTCGCAATTAATATAGCAAAAGGGAAACGTACGTTTGCACAAGTACCTAAATTCCTTAAAGATAAAGTCAGAGAATGCTTAATCGATATGGATTTAGAACATCTAGCTAAAGAGGGGGCTTAAAGCCCTCTTTTATTTTGCAAAGAAAGGAGTTTAATTAATGGAAATTACATTACCAGAGTTAGCTGAACGATATTACCATTTAACGAAAGATGTTTACATGCATGCTTTTACATTAATGATAGTGCTAGATGTGTTGACTGGTGTAGCAAAGGCTTTTGTATCAAGGACACTTAATTCAACTATTAATAGAAGAGGTTTAATTCAACATATAACTGTATGGGTTATGTGTATTACTGTATATCCTTATGTATTATATTTAGGTTTTAATGAGGCAGGGACAGCATTTTTACTATTCTTCACACTGAGTTATTGCTTATCGCTAATAGAAAATCTAAGTGTTTTAGGTGTGCCGTTTCCAACTGGTATTAAGAAACGATTAGAAAAGTTAAGAGACGAACTTGACGGAAAGAAGGAATAATAGATGAAAAAATTAATTAAATTAGATTTTAACAACACTACAAGGGAACGTAAGACTGAGGATAGCTATTCAGAACTTTATTCTTATGACAAAAATAACGGATCATTTGAGTTTGAGATATTAAACGACACACTTACGACTGAAAAAGTTATAGCTTTGTTTAAATTTACAGAAAGTAATAAAGTATGGAAGACTACTGGAACGGTAGAAGGAAATAAAGTACATGTGACTTTTGATACTACTTTAATTACTCAAAATGAAACGGTAATTTGTTACTTATATTTCGATGAAGAACAAAGAACATCTGACACATTCAGATTTAAGTTTAAAGTAAAAGTATCTGAAATTCATAAAATGAGTCGATATGAAGTTAAAGAAAGATTTATCAACAACACAGTTATTGTCGATAGATTAGACGTTGTGACAAAAGAAGAACTAAAAGAAGCGTTAAAAAATGTTGGTGGAATAGCAACAGAAGGACTATTAACAGAGGTTAAGGCTGAAGAATTGTATGCTAAAAAGTCAGAAGCAGTAGATAATACTAATTTTGAGTTAGTTAAGAACAGATTACTAGCGTTAGAACTTAAGACTGATAAGGATACGGTATATGACGATAGCGAAGTTAAAGAAAGACTTACAACGCTTGAGAATAAACCTCCTGTAGACCTATCTGGATACGCCACTAAAGAAGAACTAAGAAATGTTAGTGGTGGTCAACCATTAGCTGACAACCTTGTGACTAAAGAGGAGCTAGAGAACAAACATTACATTTCTGATATAAGCAATTTGGCTACTAAAGAGGAGTTGCAAGAGGTTAGGAACAGTCAACCAACAGTTGACACTTCAAACCTTGTTACTAGGGATGAATTAACAGCTAAGAATTTCTTAACAGAACATCAATCACTGGATAATCTAGTTACTAAGCAAGAATTAGAAGAGAAACAATATCTAACGGCACATCAAGATTTATCAGAGTACGCTAAGAAGTCAGAATTATACAACGATACACCGCTTAAAGAACGTGTCACGGCACTTGAGAGCAAAGCTATCGAGGGTGGAGCATATGACGATAGCGATTTAAGAAATCGTGTTGTAACGTTGGAAAGCAAAGAAGATAAAGATACTAAATATGATGATACAGAAGTAAAACACAGACTTACAGAACTTGAGAATAAGCCTGCGGTTGATACTTCTGTTTTTGTTACTGAAGAAAAGTTAAATAGTAAAGGATATCTTACTCAACATCAATCTTTAGAAAATGTAGTAACTAAGGAAGAGTTAGAAAGCAAAGGTTATTTAACTTTACATCAAGATATTAGTAATTTAGCAACAAAAGAAGAGTTAGCTAATACGGTGACTAAGGAAGAATTAAACAATAAACATTATGTGACTGAAGAAGAATTAAATAACAAAGCATATCTAACTTCACATCAAGATTTATCAAACTATGCCTTAAAATCAGAAATACCGCAACCATACAACGACAGTACACTAAATGAACGTGTTACAGCGTTAGAAAGTAAAGCAATTGAGGGCGGTGCATATGATGACTCAGATTTAAGAAATAGAGTAGTAGCTCTAGAAGGTAAGGAAGATAAGGACACTAAATATGATGACACAGATTTAAGAAATCGTGTTACTAATTTAGAGAATAAACCACCTATAGATACTTCAGAATTTGTGACTAAAGATGAACTAACTAACAAAGGATATCTTACAACACATCAAAGTTTAGATCACGTGGTAACTAAAGATGAATTAGCTAGTAAGAATTACATCTCAGATATCTCAAATTTAGTTACTAAAGATGAACTAGCAAGCAAGAACTACTTAACTGAACATCAACCATTAACAGAAGTTAATAATAGATTAGATGTGTTGGAAGCTAAGCAAGACAAAGATACAGTTTATAATGACAGTGAGTTAAGACAGCGTGTAACTAATCTTGAAAATAAATCTAATGTGGACTTAACAAACTATGTTACTAGTGAACAATTAGAGAATAAGCACTATTTAACTCAACATCAATCATTAGAAGAGTACGCTAAGAAGTCAGAATTATACAATGATACTGATATTAAACAACGTTTAACAACGTTAGAGAGTAAACCTAACATTGACACATCAAACTTTATCACTAATGAACAGTTAGAAGCTAAGCATTACTTAACGGAACATCAAACCTTAACACACCTTGCAACAACTAGCGATTTAGAAGCATTGAGAAATGTTGCCGTTAGTAAGTCAGAGTTAAGTAAAAAAGTTGATGCGACTGAGTATAATTCTTTCAAAGATAGTGTTGTTACAAAAACTGAACTTACTGAGAAAGGATATTTAACAGAACATCAGAATTTAGATGGATATGCTAAAAAGTCAGAATTAGAAACTTTAAATCAAACATTGTCTCTTACAAATGGAGTGTTAAGCATTAGTGGTGGGAATAGCGTTGCACTACCTGCTAGTCAATATGAAATCCACGGAACTGGAATGCCGAACGGTGTAGTAGAAGCTGAAATTGGTACAACGTATATTGACAAAAACAAAACTAACGGAGCATTCAAATGGATTAAGACTACTAACGGCGGAAATCAGGGGTGGGAAGTGTTAACTGGAGATACTGGTTGGCGAACACTTAACTCAACTTCAAAATTAACTGTTGAGGGTAGAACTTCAACGATTAAAATAAGACGTGTTAACAACTTAGTGACTTACAATTTTGGAGGGCTTCAATGGGGCTGGTTTGGAATAGTCAGACGTGGTGGAGCAGGATACGTAGAACATAAAAGTAGTGGTGAAAGAGGAACTAAAGTATTACCTGTCGACGGAATACCTTCAGGCTTCAGAAGTGAAGCGTCATTAGTTGGTGGTACGTACGACGATAAAGGAAGACCTTACGGTGTTTGGTATTTAGGTGGAGTAAATGACTCAAATTACATTCAATTCACATTTAACGACCCTATTCCAACAGATAGAGATATTAGAGATATAAGAGTGAGTGCAGTATCTTATTTAACATCCGAACCATGGCCTACACAATTACCATAAAGGAGGACAAAACAATGGAACAATTACAACCTATTTTATTAACACTTATCGTGTTCGGACTTAACCTATTAGGTAAGTTTTTAAAAGAGTGGAAACCGTTTCCGACAGAACTTATCCCTCAAGTATTAGGAGTACTTGGGGGGCTTATAGGTTGGGCGGTATTTAAAGATACTAACGCAGTACTTTTAGGACTTGCAAGTGTAGGAACACATCAAGTGGTTAAGCAAAGTAGAAATAATAACAATACGGAGGATAAATAACATGACAGAAATTTATAGCGATTATTTTCAAAACGGAGTATTTTTTACTCCACCTAAAAACGATATACTAGGAATAGTAATACATAATGATGGGGGTTCGCTATCAGCTAGACAATATGACGGATTCTTAGTCGATAGAGTGAACAATGGAACTCTTGACAGAGGGTTCGCAGCGTACTATGTAGATAGAAACGACGTGTATGTATTCCAACCATCTAACCATCAAGAGTGGCACACGGCTAACCCTTACGGAAATGGTAATTTTATCGGGTTTGAAGTTTGTCAATCAATGTCAGCAAGTGATAGTGAATTTATAGCTAATGAAGATGCTACACTATTACTAGCAGGTCAAGTACTTCAAAGCTATGGCTTACCTATCAACGAAGACACAGTTAAATTACACCACGAATTTAGTGCGACTTCTTGCCCTCATAGAAGTATGGAATTACACGGAAATGGTGGAGCTTACAACGGAGCAGGAACTGAAGCGTGTAGACAATATTTCATCAATCGAATTAAGCAATTATTAGCTGGAGACGTAACTGAACCACCAGTTGTAGAGAAAAGCATTTTAGATGAAGACGTAGAACTAGCTAAGCGTGATGAACCTTATTACGAAGCAACAGTAAGCATTGATTATGTGTTAGAAAGCCAACCAACAGAAGATAGTGAGGATAAAGAATTTGTCCCAGCTGGAACTAGAGTACGTGTGTACGAGAAAAAAGGCGGTTGGAGTAGAGTAAATTACAAGGATAGCGATCAATGGATTGAAGATAAGTACTTAACAGAAGTTACAGTATTTTAATGATTTTAGCCCTTACTTAAAAGTAGGGGCTTATTTTTTATGTATTTTTTAAAAAAAGTTTTAAATATCTCTTGACTTTATACCTTATATAAGGTATAATTAATAATGTAAAGGAGGTGAGGTAGTGAGTAACAGAAGAAATAAAAAAACAGACTCTCACAAAGACAAGATGTTGGTACTAGCAACAGTGTTAGCTATCCTCGAAATAGTAAACACAATTCTTGAAATCTTTGTAAAAGTCTGTAAATAGACCCTTAGGGAACGGAGCTTATAAAAGCTCCTAGTACCTAAATGTTATTCACATTATATCATGAAAAAGAAAAAATACAAACTATGATTATAATATTAGGTATATTTGCCGTGATAATTTCAATTATCTTAAAACTTATTTAGGAGGTTTTACAATGATAGATCAAGCGATTAAACAAATAGAAGAATTATTCAACAGTGATTTAACTGATTATAGAATTTCAAAAGATACAGGATTGACACTAAGTGTTATTCAAAATTACCGCAGTGGTAAGTACGAGTTAGAAAATATGAGTTTTAAAGTAGCAAAAAAATTAATCAGATATGCGGAGGAATTAAAAATGAGAAATTATGATAAAATGATGGTAGTGGTAAATGAATTAGTATTAGAAGATGGAGCAACAGTGACTTACTGGACTGAGGATAAACCTAATGATTGTACATGTTGCTATTCAGTAGAAGAGCTAAAAGCACATTTAGGAAATATGGAAGAAGATGACTATGAGAAATTAATATTCCAGGTTGATAATGGTGATGATTGTGACAAATCATATCAATTCTACATGAGTGAATACAAAGCAGTTTTAGATCGTGACGAAATTACACTATCTTTCTTACACAACACTAGATAAATTTTAAGCCCCAAAATAAGGGGCTTTTTTTAAAAAAAATTTCAGTCAAACTTTGATTATCGGAAAATCGTATGTTAAAATATAGTCAGTTGGTATTACAACCTAAACTTTCTTTTAATACTAAAGTTTTTCAAGACGGGACGCTATTTCTCCTTGTAATATTTATTTGGTTAATGCGATGTATCATAGTAACAAAATAGCGTCCGCAGTCGGTTTTCCTTCCATAAAACAAAATAGCAAACATTTTTCAACCTCCTAATGGGGGTTGTTTTTTTATGGGGAAAAAAAGGGGAAAAAGCTTCTGAATACTTGTTTTTTTCTTTTAAACCTCAAATATACACAGGTGCTTTTTAAAACACCTGAAATATGCTATAATATACTGATAAATATACATTTTATACTTGAAATATATTTTTTTACACCTCAAATTTAGAGAAACATCTATATGAGAGAAATATTATAAAAGACACGTACTGGAATTGATTAAATCAACTCTAGCGTGTGTCTTTTTTTGTTAGTAGGGAATAAATGGGGAAAGGTTGTTAAGGTTATTTCTTAAGTTGACTTTCATGTTCTCGGTAACGTGAGTGTAGATTGACAATGTTGTTTTAATATCAGAATGTCCTAATCTTTGAGATATTACTTTGATAGGTACATTTTGTTCTATCAACAAAGCCACATGAGTATGTCTGAAAATATGTGTGTGAATATTTAAAATTTTTAAATGATTTAATATAGTTACGTAGGTAATTTTAAAAATGAATTTATTTGAAGATATATAATCTAGCAATAATTTAGCTATAAAATCGGATATTTCTATAGTTCTAATACTCGATAAAGTTTTAGGTGAACCAAGTTCTCCATTTACTAATTTTGTTTTGCTAACAGAAATAGTTTTATTTTTAAAATCAACATCATCTGGAGTAAGTGCTAACACTTCCCCTATTCTAAGTCCTGTATGCAATTGTAAAATAGCGATACTTCTAACCGTGTTATTTTTTATTTTTTTCAAAATAACTGGTATTTCATCTTTCTCCAAATATTTAACTTTTTGCAATTCCAATGCCTTCTCTTCTTTAGTAAACTTGAAATCAAGTTTTACATTGAAATTCGACACATAGTATTTTTTTATAAATTGGAAAAAGTTATTTAATACCATGCAGGTTAATTTAATAGCGTTAGGGGAATAGTCCTTCCTCATATCCATTAACATTTTATCGTATTTAATTTTAGTAACATCTTCTAATCTTTCATTATCATCTACTACTTTTATTCTTGTTTCATAGGCTAAATAAGAATTATAAGCTAAAGTTGGCTTTTTAAACTCTAAATATTTTTCTTTATAATATCCTAAATTGTGAGCCTCTTGAACTGGATTAAGTATCTTATTGATCCTATCTTGTAATTCCTCAAATGCTTCCTTTTCAGTAGCACGAGTCTTATTATTCTTAACGACAGAAACACGCTTGTTTTTACCATCTCTATCCTTGAATGATTGAACAAATCTATATTTGCCATTATGTGTGATTTCTCTGTACATAAATACACATCCTTTCTTGTTAAATGTAGATGTGTATGATATACTATTAGTGTAGTTTATGTGTATACCATACACATTTATTCTGAGATATTGCCGTATCTCATTTTATCCTTTACTCTTGCCGGAGTAGAGGATTTTTATTTTGTTTAAACTGGTCGAATTTAACCAGTTAAAATAGTAAATTAGTTTAAAGTATGTTATAATAATTTTATAGAGGCTTCGTGTATTATTTACACGATTATTTAAAAGATATGTTAAATATCACCTTTCTAAAATCGATTTTAAAAGGTAAGGAGTTCTATCCTTTAGTAGGTGCTTAATTGTGCCTACTTTTTTTGTTAATCATATAAATAAAAAAGTACTTTAAGAATTTTCACTCAAAGTACTAAAAAATCTAGATTATTTTACCTGCCGGTTCACGCCGACAATACGTATAATAATTATAGCATTTTAAACTTTTAAGTGCAATATTTTTTATTTAAAAGAAAAAGAAGCCTTTATCCAATGATAAAAGACTTCTTCACGGTGGGCACAGCCCTCTAATCTAATATCATTATATCATATATTTAATTTTAAGTCTAATTTAATATTATTCTTACCGTGTCGAATTCGATACGGTTAAAAAAGAAAAAAAGGTATCTATGGAAAACCATAAATACCTTAGCAGAGCCGGTTAAAAACCTCTCTGAAAAATGTTACCAGTAGAGCCTATATTTTCATATACCTCTAAGATACTTTTATTATATTATAAATGTTATGGTTTGTCAATTTTATAGGTTGTTAAATTTTTTATAAGTTCAGTTTCTAATATTTTTAAAATTCTATCTGATAATGTTATTTTTCCTATAGGATCTAAAGGATTAATAGGTTTAAAAATTCTAAATTTACTAATAGTTGTTATTGCCTGTACGTTAGCATATGTATTTTTATTATATTTAAGATAAAACTCTGCTATTTCTTTTGAATAATCTTCGTCTTTTTTTATTAATAACTTAGCTTCATTAATTCTTAAATTACCAGTTTTATTGTGTCGTTTCGCTAAATCATTGATTAAAAGTTGAACGTCCATATTTTTCGGATAATACACTCCAGGCTTTTTTGTTAATGGATTAGCTTGAAAATCCAAAATAGCTGTTAAAAGTCTATTCCTTTCTTGAATATCTTTTACTGTTTGGTCAAAAAACTTATAAATCATGTTCTTATCAAGATTTATAAAATCTTTCTTTTCTTTAGAGGTAAAAGGTATTACGGTTAGCGTCCCCTTTTTAGGATTATCTTTGTTGTCCATAACTACACAAAAATGAGGATGTGAAAATTCATTCCCTATTCCTGTTCCAAAATCAACAAAGATTATAGAGCCTTTTTTATATCGTTTGAAGTGTTTTGTGTGGTTATTATTGTCATTTCTTAATTGTTTGGCTCTAAATATTTCAGAAGATGCTAATTTTTTAAATTTTTTATTTCT
This is a stretch of genomic DNA from Gemella haemolysans. It encodes these proteins:
- a CDS encoding DUF1366 domain-containing protein — protein: MFKLAWKNGFELGVDNPKTRVQITNEDMSIIITKNLDGDLSKHSDYDLVNLVLEKFYQDTFPNRAENERFNKVDEKLKVLDTKLAEMDKMKKELEITQGSLMDLITQMSGSLEAEHHEDNSQPKNTSEGGDSNDGNAIRN
- a CDS encoding CD1375 family protein; this encodes MMAMLFAINIAKGKRTFAQVPKFLKDKVRECLIDMDLEHLAKEGA
- a CDS encoding phage holin family protein codes for the protein MEITLPELAERYYHLTKDVYMHAFTLMIVLDVLTGVAKAFVSRTLNSTINRRGLIQHITVWVMCITVYPYVLYLGFNEAGTAFLLFFTLSYCLSLIENLSVLGVPFPTGIKKRLEKLRDELDGKKE
- a CDS encoding phage holin family protein; translated protein: MEQLQPILLTLIVFGLNLLGKFLKEWKPFPTELIPQVLGVLGGLIGWAVFKDTNAVLLGLASVGTHQVVKQSRNNNNTEDK
- a CDS encoding N-acetylmuramoyl-L-alanine amidase → MTEIYSDYFQNGVFFTPPKNDILGIVIHNDGGSLSARQYDGFLVDRVNNGTLDRGFAAYYVDRNDVYVFQPSNHQEWHTANPYGNGNFIGFEVCQSMSASDSEFIANEDATLLLAGQVLQSYGLPINEDTVKLHHEFSATSCPHRSMELHGNGGAYNGAGTEACRQYFINRIKQLLAGDVTEPPVVEKSILDEDVELAKRDEPYYEATVSIDYVLESQPTEDSEDKEFVPAGTRVRVYEKKGGWSRVNYKDSDQWIEDKYLTEVTVF
- a CDS encoding site-specific integrase, which encodes MYREITHNGKYRFVQSFKDRDGKNKRVSVVKNNKTRATEKEAFEELQDRINKILNPVQEAHNLGYYKEKYLEFKKPTLAYNSYLAYETRIKVVDDNERLEDVTKIKYDKMLMDMRKDYSPNAIKLTCMVLNNFFQFIKKYYVSNFNVKLDFKFTKEEKALELQKVKYLEKDEIPVILKKIKNNTVRSIAILQLHTGLRIGEVLALTPDDVDFKNKTISVSKTKLVNGELGSPKTLSSIRTIEISDFIAKLLLDYISSNKFIFKITYVTILNHLKILNIHTHIFRHTHVALLIEQNVPIKVISQRLGHSDIKTTLSIYTHVTENMKVNLRNNLNNLSPFIPY
- a CDS encoding type II toxin-antitoxin system PemK/MazF family toxin; the encoded protein is MESNENVNNKKKLSRARDILISVANNPRNKKFKKLASSEIFRAKQLRNDNNNHTKHFKRYKKGSIIFVDFGTGIGNEFSHPHFCVVMDNKDNPKKGTLTVIPFTSKEKKDFINLDKNMIYKFFDQTVKDIQERNRLLTAILDFQANPLTKKPGVYYPKNMDVQLLINDLAKRHNKTGNLRINEAKLLIKKDEDYSKEIAEFYLKYNKNTYANVQAITTISKFRIFKPINPLDPIGKITLSDRILKILETELIKNLTTYKIDKP